A genome region from Deltaproteobacteria bacterium includes the following:
- a CDS encoding HigA family addiction module antitoxin: protein MNGRDFPPVHPGEILLEEFLKPMSISQYRLAESIRVPARRINEIVLAKRGITADTALRLSRFFGNSAQFWMNLQTRYELESARDLSASSIDREVRPHAAA, encoded by the coding sequence GTGCATCCCGGAGAGATTTTACTGGAAGAGTTCTTGAAGCCGATGAGCATTAGTCAGTACCGCCTGGCCGAAAGCATCCGCGTTCCGGCGAGGCGGATCAACGAGATCGTGCTTGCAAAGCGCGGCATAACCGCGGATACCGCCCTGCGGCTGTCTCGTTTTTTCGGGAATTCTGCTCAATTTTGGATGAATCTTCAAACACGCTACGAGCTTGAATCGGCGCGCGATTTATCGGCGTCCAGCATTGACCGGGAAGTCAGGCCACACGCAGCAGCGTAA